The Muricauda sp. SCSIO 65647 genome includes a region encoding these proteins:
- a CDS encoding pyridoxal phosphate-dependent aminotransferase, protein MPKISAKGLRMPASPIRKLVPFAEQAKKRGVNVIHLNIGQPDIKTPEIALNAVKNAKIEVLAYSMTEGSENYRKKLARYYAKNQIHVTADDIIVTTGGSEALSFAMGTIMDNGDEIIIPEPFYANYNGFATAMGIKVVPIVSMIEENFALPPISEFEKLISERTKAILVCNPGNPTGYLYSKEEIAQLAQLARKHDLFLVADEVYREFAYDGREHYSILQEPNLENHAIIVDSVSKRYSMCGARVGCLVSKNRQIIKTVLKFAQARLSPPTLAQIASEAALETPQSYFQEVIDEYVARRNILVSELKKIEGVKVAVPQGAFYCMAELPVESADDFAQWLLENYEMNGETVMVAPAAGFYATKGLGNNQIRIAYVLEKESLIRAVNILASALKTYKQQ, encoded by the coding sequence ATGCCAAAAATTTCGGCCAAAGGTCTACGAATGCCAGCCTCGCCCATAAGAAAGTTGGTTCCGTTTGCAGAGCAGGCAAAAAAACGTGGCGTTAACGTCATACACTTGAACATTGGGCAACCAGATATAAAAACTCCTGAAATTGCCTTGAATGCTGTTAAAAATGCCAAAATAGAAGTATTGGCCTACAGCATGACCGAAGGTTCAGAGAATTACCGTAAAAAATTGGCACGGTACTATGCCAAAAACCAAATTCATGTAACTGCCGATGACATTATCGTAACCACTGGAGGCTCTGAGGCACTCTCTTTTGCCATGGGAACCATTATGGACAATGGTGATGAAATCATCATACCTGAGCCCTTTTATGCCAATTACAATGGTTTCGCCACCGCAATGGGCATCAAAGTGGTTCCGATTGTTTCCATGATTGAAGAGAATTTTGCCTTGCCCCCCATTTCTGAGTTTGAAAAATTGATTTCAGAACGTACCAAAGCAATTTTGGTATGCAACCCTGGCAATCCGACCGGATATTTGTATAGCAAAGAAGAAATAGCCCAGCTTGCCCAATTGGCCCGAAAACATGATCTTTTCTTGGTGGCCGATGAGGTTTATAGAGAATTCGCTTATGATGGCAGGGAACACTATTCCATTCTACAGGAACCGAATTTAGAGAACCATGCGATTATCGTAGATTCAGTATCGAAAAGGTACAGCATGTGTGGTGCCCGAGTCGGTTGCTTGGTTTCAAAGAACCGACAGATCATCAAAACCGTCCTTAAATTCGCACAAGCTCGCTTATCGCCGCCTACCTTGGCCCAGATTGCCAGTGAAGCAGCCCTGGAAACCCCTCAAAGTTACTTTCAAGAAGTGATAGACGAGTATGTGGCCAGACGCAATATTCTGGTTTCAGAACTGAAAAAGATCGAGGGTGTCAAAGTTGCCGTGCCACAAGGTGCCTTTTACTGCATGGCAGAGCTTCCTGTCGAAAGTGCCGATGATTTTGCCCAATGGCTTTTGGAAAATTATGAAATGAACGGAGAGACCGTCATGGTAGCTCCGGCCGCGGGCTTTTATGCCACTAAGGGTCTGGGCAACAATCAGATACGTATAGCCTATGTACTCGAGAAAGAGAGCTTGATAAGGGCCGTCAATATACTAGCTTCTGCCTTAAAGACTTATAAACAGCAGTAA
- the murB gene encoding UDP-N-acetylmuramate dehydrogenase, producing the protein MNIQENISLKNLNTFGIDVKARLFIEITSLLGLQKALGLEAYPKKFIISGGSNMLLTKDIDALVLYVNIKGVSVVEENDETLVVKAMAGENWHQFVIWCLEKGYGGIENLSLIPGNVGTAPIQNIGAYGVELKDVFVSCNAMEIETGELVEFDKEACQFGYRDSIFKQSAKGRYIITSVNLRLTKKNHALNTDYGAIEKELIHKNIVYPTIQDISNAVIKIRQSKLPDPKEIGNSGSFFKNPVISKKNFEKMLKKHPEMPHYEIDEGLIKVPAGWLIEQCGFKGIRVGDAGVHEKQALVLVNYGNASGEDILAIAEKIQTSVKKNFKIDLVPEVNIIR; encoded by the coding sequence GTGAACATTCAAGAAAACATATCCTTAAAAAACCTGAATACGTTTGGTATAGATGTCAAGGCCAGGTTATTCATAGAAATCACCAGTCTTCTTGGGCTGCAAAAAGCATTGGGCCTAGAGGCATACCCAAAAAAGTTTATCATCAGCGGAGGCAGCAACATGCTATTGACCAAAGATATCGATGCATTGGTGCTATATGTCAACATCAAGGGAGTTTCAGTCGTCGAGGAAAATGACGAAACGCTGGTCGTAAAGGCTATGGCGGGTGAAAATTGGCATCAATTTGTCATCTGGTGCCTTGAAAAAGGGTATGGGGGCATTGAGAACCTATCGCTCATTCCAGGCAATGTGGGCACTGCGCCAATACAGAACATCGGTGCCTATGGGGTCGAACTAAAAGATGTGTTCGTAAGCTGCAACGCCATGGAAATCGAAACGGGCGAGCTCGTTGAATTTGATAAAGAGGCTTGTCAGTTTGGTTATCGCGACTCTATCTTTAAACAATCTGCCAAGGGCCGTTACATCATTACATCGGTAAATCTAAGATTGACCAAGAAGAATCATGCCCTGAATACCGATTACGGAGCCATCGAAAAAGAGCTCATACACAAAAACATAGTATATCCGACCATCCAAGACATTTCAAATGCGGTGATCAAAATCAGGCAAAGTAAGCTACCAGACCCCAAAGAAATTGGCAATAGTGGCAGTTTTTTCAAAAACCCCGTTATTTCAAAGAAAAATTTTGAAAAAATGTTAAAAAAACATCCTGAAATGCCGCACTATGAAATTGATGAGGGCCTAATCAAGGTGCCTGCCGGATGGCTCATAGAACAATGTGGTTTTAAAGGAATCAGAGTAGGTGATGCCGGAGTTCATGAAAAACAGGCCCTGGTTCTGGTCAACTATGGAAATGCATCCGGAGAAGATATTTTGGCAATCGCTGAAAAAATCCAGACCTCGGTCAAAAAAAATTTCAAAATAGATTTGGTGCCCGAAGTCAATATCATAAGATAA